The Pirellulales bacterium genome contains a region encoding:
- a CDS encoding BON domain-containing protein, which produces MTELLLEDRAALDTAHICDAETLVIAGDHDLERRVLNFLISRQVPCAHQIDISASGGEVTLRGRVASYYHKQLCVHCAQRVAGVIRVVDQIRVKSRPARVG; this is translated from the coding sequence GTGACGGAGCTACTTCTAGAAGACCGAGCGGCCTTGGATACGGCCCACATCTGCGATGCCGAGACCCTGGTGATCGCTGGCGATCATGATCTGGAACGGCGCGTGCTGAATTTTCTCATTAGTCGGCAAGTACCGTGCGCTCATCAAATCGACATCTCGGCGAGTGGTGGCGAAGTCACCCTCCGCGGACGAGTCGCCTCGTACTACCACAAACAATTGTGCGTTCACTGCGCGCAGCGAGTCGCAGGCGTCATTCGTGTCGTCGACCAGATTCGCGTAAAGTCTCGACCCGCGCGCGTTGGCTAG
- a CDS encoding DUF2092 domain-containing protein: MFGCQRHWLVAVLAMLVGSLGAARGAEEGDGGDIAPQAKQVVEQFGKFIHDLKSFSLLAKGNLHVEAQGQKQDITFSQELRVERPNKIFIQVGSSQPGGGVTIAANGEELTTFIQPVNKYVVEESPVDLTALFENPVIAGITSAGNASAITQTFFVDDPVGKLLEKVTTLEYVGEVKLDDKPAHHLKAQSEQLDWELWIAAGKEPLPLKFVPNLEKALAKMNRGGAAPQMKVENVVTFTDWNIQPKFDAESFAFTPPADAEKVDSLMEMFGQRAQPDAQKLVGEPAPDFEMATLDGGTASAAEQKNKNVVILDFWATWCGPCREAMPIINKVAKAFADKGVVFYAVNIDEEPEKIKEFLDAEKLELAVALDKGGEVAQKYLANAIPQTVIIGKDGRVQVVHVGLSANLEEKLTEELTALVDGKDLAAESKKPAADETAAEEGSEPAPEETGAKPKAKLKIKKSPK; encoded by the coding sequence ATGTTCGGTTGTCAGCGACATTGGCTGGTGGCAGTTTTGGCGATGTTGGTCGGCAGCTTGGGCGCCGCGCGGGGGGCGGAGGAGGGAGACGGCGGCGACATCGCTCCCCAGGCCAAGCAAGTCGTCGAGCAGTTCGGCAAGTTCATTCACGACTTGAAATCGTTCTCGCTGTTAGCGAAAGGCAATCTGCACGTCGAGGCGCAAGGGCAGAAGCAAGATATTACTTTTTCGCAGGAACTGCGGGTCGAGCGCCCCAACAAGATCTTCATCCAGGTCGGCAGCAGCCAACCGGGCGGCGGCGTGACCATCGCGGCGAATGGCGAAGAACTGACCACGTTCATTCAGCCCGTGAACAAGTATGTCGTGGAAGAATCGCCGGTCGACCTGACGGCGCTGTTCGAAAACCCGGTGATTGCGGGCATCACCTCGGCGGGCAACGCGTCGGCGATCACACAGACCTTCTTTGTGGATGATCCGGTCGGCAAGCTGCTTGAAAAGGTGACAACGCTGGAATACGTCGGCGAGGTCAAGCTCGATGACAAGCCGGCGCATCACCTGAAGGCGCAAAGCGAGCAACTCGACTGGGAGTTGTGGATCGCGGCGGGCAAGGAGCCGTTGCCGCTCAAATTCGTGCCGAACCTGGAGAAGGCGTTGGCCAAGATGAACCGGGGGGGCGCGGCGCCGCAAATGAAGGTGGAAAATGTGGTCACCTTCACCGACTGGAACATTCAGCCCAAGTTCGACGCCGAGAGCTTTGCCTTTACGCCGCCGGCCGACGCCGAGAAAGTGGACAGCTTGATGGAGATGTTCGGGCAGCGCGCGCAGCCCGACGCGCAGAAGCTGGTGGGGGAGCCGGCGCCCGATTTTGAAATGGCGACGCTCGATGGCGGCACGGCGAGCGCCGCGGAGCAAAAGAACAAGAACGTGGTAATACTGGACTTCTGGGCGACCTGGTGCGGTCCTTGTCGCGAGGCGATGCCGATCATCAACAAGGTGGCCAAGGCGTTCGCCGACAAGGGGGTGGTGTTCTATGCCGTGAACATCGATGAGGAGCCGGAGAAGATCAAGGAGTTTCTGGACGCGGAAAAGCTGGAGCTAGCGGTCGCGCTCGACAAAGGGGGCGAGGTGGCGCAAAAGTATCTGGCGAACGCAATTCCGCAAACGGTGATCATTGGCAAGGATGGCCGTGTGCAGGTTGTGCATGTGGGACTGTCGGCCAATCTGGAAGAAAAGCTCACCGAGGAGTTGACGGCGCTGGTGGACGGCAAGGATTTGGCCGCGGAAAGCAAGAAGCCGGCGGCTGATGAGACGGCTGCGGAAGAAGGTTCCGAGCCGGCGCCCGAGGAGACCGGCGCAAAGCCGAAGGCCAAACTGAAGATCAAGAAGTCGCCAAAGTAG
- a CDS encoding redoxin family protein: MTKWNASRWLLALLIAGVGGLAANISRADDEPKKDAAATSEPATDQEKPAEPDADDKNEAENPYLVKDGSPAELMDAIAQLREQENKPQGANRDERVANFVNLQEAIIDAAERVLAAEVEEDVAAKALAEQLISLAYQQRLKQQDAKQRLLRVIQERLKDKRPKVAAEARRANASEQVDHLADLDAQQREAVVADLKEYFTTKEPSQDALMAALDIGRKLERADGKLAAGLYRDLSGVFAKSDVPRVREYAAKMEGMARRLELPGQFMPIDGKSVDGKDFDWSAYRGKVVLVDFWATWCGPCLRELPNVKKQYELYHDRGFDVVGVSLDEDRAKLEEFLGKEQLPWTTLFSDDEAATGWDHPMANHYGVTAIPAVFLVDKDGKVVTMKARGEALGEELAKLLGPVEEPPATEEANDEAPQPAKPDKNEAAAEK; the protein is encoded by the coding sequence ATGACAAAATGGAATGCATCACGCTGGCTATTGGCGCTGTTGATCGCCGGAGTGGGCGGCTTGGCCGCCAATATTAGCCGGGCCGACGACGAACCCAAAAAAGATGCGGCGGCCACGAGCGAACCAGCCACGGACCAGGAAAAGCCAGCCGAGCCTGACGCGGACGACAAAAACGAAGCGGAAAACCCCTATCTAGTCAAAGACGGTTCGCCCGCAGAACTGATGGACGCGATCGCCCAGTTACGCGAACAAGAAAACAAGCCCCAGGGCGCCAATCGCGACGAGCGGGTGGCCAACTTCGTCAACCTTCAAGAGGCCATTATCGACGCCGCCGAGCGCGTGCTGGCGGCCGAAGTCGAAGAAGATGTGGCGGCCAAGGCTCTGGCCGAACAATTGATCTCCCTGGCGTACCAACAACGACTCAAGCAACAAGACGCCAAGCAGCGTTTGCTCCGCGTGATTCAAGAGCGACTCAAGGACAAGCGGCCCAAAGTCGCTGCCGAAGCGCGCCGCGCCAACGCGAGCGAACAGGTTGATCACCTGGCCGATCTCGATGCCCAGCAGCGCGAAGCGGTCGTCGCCGATCTCAAAGAGTACTTTACCACCAAAGAACCCTCCCAAGACGCGCTTATGGCCGCGCTTGATATTGGCCGCAAACTCGAACGCGCCGATGGCAAGCTGGCCGCCGGTCTGTATCGAGACTTGTCCGGGGTGTTCGCCAAGAGCGATGTGCCGCGCGTGCGCGAGTACGCCGCCAAGATGGAAGGCATGGCTCGCCGGCTCGAACTGCCAGGACAGTTCATGCCGATCGATGGCAAGTCAGTCGATGGCAAGGACTTCGATTGGTCCGCGTATCGCGGCAAAGTCGTGCTGGTCGACTTTTGGGCCACCTGGTGCGGACCTTGCCTGCGCGAATTGCCAAACGTCAAGAAGCAGTACGAGCTGTATCACGATCGCGGTTTCGATGTGGTCGGGGTCAGCCTCGATGAAGATCGCGCCAAGCTCGAGGAGTTTCTTGGCAAGGAGCAACTTCCCTGGACCACGCTCTTCAGCGACGACGAGGCCGCGACCGGCTGGGATCACCCCATGGCCAATCATTACGGCGTCACGGCGATCCCCGCCGTGTTCCTGGTCGACAAAGATGGCAAAGTGGTGACGATGAAGGCGCGCGGCGAAGCCCTGGGCGAAGAGCTAGCCAAGCTGCTCGGACCCGTGGAAGAACCACCAGCCACGGAAGAGGCCAACGACGAGGCGCCCCAACCGGCCAAACCAGACAAAAACGAAGCAGCCGCCGAGAAATAG
- a CDS encoding CHAD domain-containing protein, producing the protein MGKWIDHVDPTEPVSRLATRALSLRLHDVWLHLRLAAEEAQWDQNHVHRLRVATRRASAALRLFKPLAPHRRRRQMRIWLRQARQAAGDARDLDVLSGSVRKLPIDLAAAQIVLAEIEERRRRAQPPMQAVYSHLRAKNFERKVDKLVSRTRWRSTGKCAAEPTVAQSARQRLPSFINDMVAAARADLKALDSLHAFRIAGKRLRYALEIFGAAIEPDVRKVAYRRLVELQDRLGAVNDSHTAAMRIEQWPNSGPGAQQSAFLAAHAAFVADRDRDQRLFVESFDSQTALDWIAPLVAALACPAENTASIPRADEVA; encoded by the coding sequence ATGGGAAAATGGATCGATCATGTCGACCCGACCGAGCCGGTCAGCCGTCTCGCCACGCGCGCCTTGTCGCTGCGGTTGCACGACGTTTGGCTGCATTTGCGACTGGCGGCCGAAGAAGCGCAGTGGGACCAAAACCACGTGCATCGCCTGAGAGTCGCCACGCGGCGGGCCAGCGCGGCGCTACGGCTCTTTAAGCCGCTCGCTCCCCACAGGCGGCGCCGCCAGATGCGCATCTGGTTGCGCCAGGCGCGCCAAGCCGCTGGCGACGCTCGCGATCTTGACGTGCTCTCCGGCTCAGTCCGCAAACTACCAATCGACCTCGCCGCGGCGCAGATCGTGCTCGCCGAAATCGAGGAGCGGCGCCGCCGGGCGCAACCCCCCATGCAAGCGGTCTACTCCCATCTGCGCGCCAAGAACTTCGAACGCAAGGTCGACAAACTGGTCTCCCGCACGCGCTGGCGATCGACTGGCAAATGCGCCGCCGAACCGACGGTCGCCCAATCCGCCCGGCAAAGGCTCCCCTCGTTCATCAACGACATGGTCGCCGCGGCGCGTGCCGACTTAAAGGCGCTCGACTCCCTGCACGCGTTTCGCATCGCCGGCAAGCGGCTGCGCTACGCGCTGGAGATTTTTGGCGCCGCCATCGAACCGGACGTTCGCAAAGTCGCCTATCGGCGTCTGGTCGAGTTGCAAGATCGGTTGGGCGCGGTCAACGATTCGCACACGGCGGCCATGCGCATCGAGCAGTGGCCCAACTCCGGCCCTGGCGCGCAGCAATCGGCGTTCCTTGCCGCGCATGCCGCTTTCGTTGCCGACCGCGATCGCGACCAGCGTCTGTTCGTCGAGTCCTTCGATTCGCAAACGGCGCTCGATTGGATCGCGCCGCTTGTCGCGGCCCTGGCGTGCCCCGCCGAGAACACCGCATCGATCCCGCGCGCCGACGAAGTCGCTTGA
- a CDS encoding SDR family oxidoreductase yields MKLQGKTALITGGATGIGYAITATLSAAGCRTAIAGRRQEKLDAAVQSLAGQGAVIAHTVDVSDRDSVAALFRWAQEQLGRIDILVNNAGINVPRRSMAELDPADWDRLLAINATGTYNCIRQALPAMRERRDGLIINISSISGKRAGMLGGVGYNASKFAMTALATSITQEEGRNGIRVCSIFPGEVDTPILANRPVPVSAERRAVILQPQDIADVALMIACLPPRAHVQEVVIKPTVHDYV; encoded by the coding sequence GTGAAGCTGCAAGGAAAGACCGCCCTGATCACCGGCGGCGCCACCGGCATCGGTTACGCCATCACCGCCACGCTCTCCGCCGCAGGCTGCCGCACGGCTATCGCCGGCAGACGACAAGAAAAGCTCGACGCCGCGGTGCAAAGTCTCGCCGGCCAAGGCGCGGTCATTGCGCACACGGTCGACGTCTCCGATCGCGACAGCGTGGCCGCGCTATTTCGCTGGGCCCAAGAACAACTCGGACGCATCGATATCCTGGTCAACAACGCCGGCATCAACGTCCCACGTCGCTCCATGGCCGAACTCGATCCCGCCGACTGGGATCGCCTGCTCGCCATCAATGCCACCGGCACCTACAACTGCATCCGCCAGGCGCTGCCCGCCATGCGCGAGCGCCGCGACGGCCTGATCATCAATATCTCATCCATCTCGGGCAAGCGCGCCGGCATGCTTGGCGGCGTGGGCTACAACGCGTCGAAGTTCGCAATGACCGCGCTGGCCACCTCGATCACGCAAGAAGAAGGGCGTAACGGCATCCGCGTCTGCTCCATCTTCCCCGGCGAAGTCGATACCCCGATCCTCGCCAATCGCCCCGTCCCGGTCAGCGCCGAGCGCCGAGCGGTGATCCTACAGCCACAAGACATCGCCGATGTGGCGCTGATGATCGCCTGCCTGCCCCCCAGAGCGCATGTGCAAGAAGTGGTGATCAAGCCGACCGTACACGACTACGTGTAA
- the serA gene encoding phosphoglycerate dehydrogenase, with protein MPSVIVLDPLAQEGLDLLAATPGVTFEVRTGLKGADLRSALAEFDGAIVRSGVKITAEALEGNRRLKAIVRAGVGTDNIDKMAATRLGIVVMNTPTGNTVSTAEHALTLMMALARNVAPAYQSLVEGRWDRSKYMGTQLADKTLGIVGLGRIGQTVAARAKAMDMRLMGYDPFLSPERAKELGIQTFPSVKEMLPHVDFITVHTPLTEETRNLIGFPELELLKPGVRLVNCARGGIYQEEALVEGLKSGRIAGVALDVFAEEPCTKSPLFGMPGVLCTPHLGASTEEAQTQVAVEGVQLLVDYLTRGAIRHAVNMSSIDPQTLATMRQQLDVAYRLGRLHAQMGRGAARRCRLVYRGEVAHKDTRLLSASFAAGLLEAALSGEVNIVNSELLLRERGIELIEESRAELGDFTSLITAEVETDDKSYVAAGTVFGNRFPRLVRLGEYRLEAYLEGTLLIFTHDDVPGIIGRVGTTFGEHSVNIAQMSVGRSGAAPGGGAIGVLNLDNQPTSAAVEAVLAHPHVHSVSVIRLPAAGEMPSWLIG; from the coding sequence ATGCCGAGTGTGATTGTTCTGGACCCATTGGCCCAAGAGGGGCTCGATCTGTTGGCCGCGACGCCCGGCGTGACGTTCGAGGTGCGCACCGGTCTGAAGGGGGCCGATTTGCGGTCGGCGTTGGCCGAGTTTGATGGCGCGATCGTCCGCAGCGGCGTCAAGATCACGGCCGAGGCGCTGGAGGGCAATCGCCGCCTGAAGGCGATTGTGCGGGCAGGGGTCGGCACCGACAACATCGACAAAATGGCCGCGACCCGGCTGGGCATCGTGGTGATGAACACCCCCACCGGCAACACGGTGAGCACGGCGGAACACGCTTTGACGCTCATGATGGCGCTGGCGCGGAACGTGGCGCCCGCGTATCAAAGCCTGGTGGAAGGGCGTTGGGATCGCAGCAAGTACATGGGGACGCAATTGGCCGACAAGACGCTGGGCATCGTCGGCCTGGGACGGATTGGTCAAACGGTGGCCGCGCGCGCCAAAGCGATGGACATGCGATTGATGGGGTATGACCCATTTTTGTCGCCGGAACGAGCCAAGGAGTTGGGGATTCAGACGTTTCCATCGGTGAAGGAAATGTTGCCGCATGTCGACTTTATCACCGTCCACACTCCGCTCACGGAGGAGACGCGCAACCTGATTGGTTTCCCGGAGCTGGAACTGCTGAAGCCGGGCGTACGGCTGGTGAACTGCGCGCGGGGGGGCATCTATCAGGAAGAGGCGCTGGTCGAGGGACTCAAGAGCGGCCGCATCGCGGGGGTGGCGCTGGACGTGTTTGCCGAGGAGCCATGCACCAAGAGCCCTTTGTTCGGCATGCCGGGGGTGCTGTGCACCCCGCACCTGGGGGCCAGCACGGAAGAGGCCCAGACGCAAGTGGCGGTGGAAGGGGTCCAGCTCTTAGTCGATTATCTGACGCGCGGCGCCATTCGGCACGCGGTGAACATGTCTTCGATTGATCCGCAGACATTGGCCACCATGCGGCAGCAGTTGGATGTGGCGTACCGGCTGGGTCGGTTGCACGCGCAGATGGGGCGCGGAGCGGCGCGGCGCTGTCGACTGGTTTATCGAGGCGAGGTGGCGCACAAAGACACCCGCCTGCTGTCGGCCAGCTTTGCGGCGGGGCTATTGGAGGCCGCATTGTCGGGCGAGGTGAACATCGTCAATTCTGAACTGCTGTTGCGCGAACGCGGGATTGAACTGATTGAGGAGTCACGCGCCGAACTGGGCGATTTCACGTCGTTGATCACCGCCGAGGTCGAAACCGACGACAAGAGCTATGTGGCGGCGGGCACGGTTTTTGGCAATCGCTTTCCGCGGTTGGTGCGCCTGGGCGAGTACCGGCTGGAGGCGTACCTCGAAGGAACGCTGCTGATCTTCACGCACGACGACGTGCCGGGCATCATTGGCCGCGTGGGGACGACGTTCGGCGAGCACAGTGTGAACATCGCCCAAATGTCGGTGGGCCGTTCGGGCGCGGCGCCGGGGGGCGGAGCCATCGGCGTGCTCAACCTCGACAATCAGCCGACCAGCGCGGCGGTCGAAGCGGTGCTTGCGCATCCACATGTGCATTCGGTTAGCGTGATCCGGTTGCCGGCTGCTGGAGAAATGCCTTCGTGGTTGATAGGATAA